A stretch of Arachis hypogaea cultivar Tifrunner chromosome 15, arahy.Tifrunner.gnm2.J5K5, whole genome shotgun sequence DNA encodes these proteins:
- the LOC112749351 gene encoding F-box/kelch-repeat protein At3g06240-like: MADHSDQIPNDLALEILAKLPVKSLKRFSCVRKSWLNLLENPDFKSMYYENLKSKIAHSSSLILWRLFYQRDKNARSENNVHLLSGERYENMVTLVLPTLVESYGPGEVLECVNGIICHYARSGRDVIIGLWNPKTDEGKIIPPGISDDEPGFDRHVSVHGFGYDNVNDDYKVIQCVYYNYSQMLFEEPVLRIWQIYSLKSNCWKKLDLEITMKENVSRASIAYLNGECHWWGRKFATNELQEQVLVSFNLSTETFRTTSIVWLQENDDSPTRTLVVLNESVTLISSLIKNNRIEISILGEIGVKESWVKLFTFRFGPFPEFCAFRMGNKCDIIFYINGDELAYTY; this comes from the coding sequence ATGGCAGACCATAGCGATCAAATTCCTAATGATCTTGCACTGGAAATTCTAGCAAAATTACCTGTTAAATCCTTAAAGCGATTTAGTTGCGTGCGAAAGTCTTGGCTAAATTTACTTGAGAATCCTGATTTTAAGAGCATGTACTACgagaatttaaaatctaaaattgccCACTCATCATCTCTCATTTTATGGAGATTATTTTACCAAAGGGATAAAAACGCCCGTAGTGAAAATAATGTGCATTTGCTTTCTGGAGAGAGATATGAAAACATGGTTACATTAGTTTTGCCAACTCTGGTTGAGAGTTATGGTCCCGGCGAGGTTCTAGAATGTGTTAATGGCATTATATGTCACTATGCACGATCAGGTCGTGATGTAATAATAGGACTTTGGAATCCTAAAACGGACGAGGGTAAAATTATTCCTCCGGGTATTAGTGATGATGAGCCAGGCTTTGATCGGCATGTAAGTGTTCATGGATTTGGTTATGACAATGTGAATGATGATTATAAAGTGATTCAATGTGTATATTATAATTATAGTCAAATGTTGTTTGAAGAGCCTGTCCTAAGAATTTGGCAAATTTATAGTCTAAAAAGTAATTGTTGGAAGAAACTTGATCTTGAAATAACTATGAAGGAAAATGTAAGTAGAGCTTCTATAGCATACTTGAATGGAGAATGCCACTGGTGGGGTCGCAAGTTTGCCACTAATGAACTCCAAGAACAAGTACTTGTGTCATTTAATCTCAGCACTGAAACGTTTCGAACCACATCAATTGTTTGGCTACAAGAAAATGATGATAGTCCTACCAGAACTTTGGTAGTGCTCAACGAGTCTGTTACTCTAATTTCCTCTCTTATTAAGAATAATCGCATTGAAATATccattttgggtgaaattggtgTGAAGGAATCTTGGGTGAAGCTTTTCACATTTAGATTTGGACCTTTTCCAGAATTTTGTGCATTCAGAATGGGGAACAAATGTGATATAATCTTTTATATCAACGGCGATGAATTGGCTTATACATACTAA